In a genomic window of Ralstonia nicotianae:
- the fba gene encoding class II fructose-bisphosphate aldolase (catalyzes the reversible aldol condensation of dihydroxyacetonephosphate and glyceraldehyde 3-phosphate in the Calvin cycle, glycolysis, and/or gluconeogenesis) produces MPLVSMRQLLDHAAENGYGLPAFNVNNLEQVQAVMEAAKETGAPVILQASAGARKYAGESFIKHLIQAAVEAYPEIPLVMHQDHGQSPAICQGAIDLGFGSVMMDGSLHEDGKTPASFDYNVDVTRRVVDMAHKVGVTVEGELGCLGSLETGEAGEEDGHGAVGKLDHSALLTDPEEAAQFVKATQLDALAIAIGTSHGAYKFSRKPTGDILAISRVKEIHARIPNTHLVMHGSSSVPQELLAIINQYGGKMKETYGVPVEEIQEAIKYGVRKINIDTDIRLAMTGAVRKFLAENPEKFDAREWLKPAREAAKAVCKARYIEFGCEGQAGKIKPIGLSVIASQYQSGALAQVVQ; encoded by the coding sequence ATGCCACTCGTCTCGATGCGCCAACTGCTCGACCATGCCGCTGAAAACGGCTACGGCCTGCCGGCGTTCAACGTCAACAACCTGGAGCAGGTCCAGGCCGTGATGGAAGCTGCCAAGGAAACCGGCGCGCCGGTGATCCTGCAGGCCAGCGCGGGCGCCCGCAAGTACGCCGGCGAGTCCTTCATCAAGCACCTGATCCAGGCCGCTGTTGAAGCCTATCCGGAAATCCCGCTGGTCATGCACCAGGATCACGGTCAGAGCCCGGCAATCTGCCAGGGCGCGATCGACCTGGGCTTCGGCTCGGTCATGATGGACGGCTCGCTGCACGAGGATGGCAAGACCCCGGCCTCGTTCGACTACAACGTCGACGTCACGCGCCGCGTGGTCGACATGGCGCACAAGGTTGGCGTGACGGTCGAGGGCGAGCTCGGCTGCCTGGGCTCGCTGGAAACCGGCGAGGCGGGCGAGGAAGATGGCCACGGCGCCGTCGGCAAGCTCGACCATTCGGCCCTGCTGACCGACCCCGAGGAAGCCGCGCAGTTCGTCAAGGCCACCCAGCTCGACGCCCTGGCCATCGCCATCGGCACCAGCCACGGCGCCTACAAGTTCTCGCGCAAGCCCACCGGCGACATCCTGGCGATCAGCCGCGTCAAGGAAATTCACGCGCGCATCCCGAATACCCACCTGGTGATGCACGGCTCGTCGAGCGTGCCGCAGGAGCTGCTGGCCATCATCAACCAGTACGGCGGCAAGATGAAGGAAACCTACGGCGTGCCGGTCGAGGAAATCCAGGAGGCCATCAAGTACGGCGTGCGCAAGATCAACATCGACACCGACATCCGCCTGGCAATGACCGGCGCGGTGCGCAAGTTCCTGGCCGAAAACCCCGAGAAGTTCGACGCCCGCGAATGGCTCAAGCCCGCGCGCGAGGCTGCCAAGGCGGTTTGCAAGGCACGCTACATCGAGTTCGGTTGCGAAGGCCAGGCCGGCAAGATCAAGCCGATCGGCCTGTCGGTCATCGCTTCGCAGTACCAGAGCGGCGCGCTGGCGCAAGTGGTGCAGTAA
- a CDS encoding phosphoribosylaminoimidazolesuccinocarboxamide synthase, translating to MSSALYESSITSLPLLGRGKVRENYAVGDDKLLMVTTDRLSAFDVILGQPIPDKGRVLAQMSDFWFRKLRHIVPTHETGIAPEAVVQPGEADQVRGRAIVVKRLKPILVEAVVRGYLAGSGWKDYQATGKVCGVQLAPGLRNAEKLPEPIFTPAAKADVGEHDENISFDEVERRIGPELAAQIRDVSIRLYKEASDFAATRGIIIADTKFEFGLDENGTLTLMDEALTADSSRFWPADSYQVGTNPPSFDKQFVRDWLEAVRIDGQPWPKTAPAPQLPADIIEKTADKYREALTRLTGETLR from the coding sequence GTGTCTTCCGCACTCTATGAATCGTCGATCACCAGCCTGCCGCTGCTCGGCCGCGGCAAGGTGCGCGAAAACTACGCCGTGGGCGACGACAAGCTGCTGATGGTCACCACCGACCGCCTGTCGGCCTTCGACGTGATCCTCGGCCAGCCGATCCCGGACAAGGGCCGCGTCCTGGCGCAGATGTCGGATTTCTGGTTCCGCAAGCTGCGCCACATCGTGCCGACGCACGAGACGGGCATTGCGCCGGAAGCGGTGGTGCAGCCCGGCGAAGCCGACCAGGTGCGCGGCCGCGCCATCGTGGTCAAGCGTCTCAAGCCGATCCTGGTGGAAGCCGTGGTGCGCGGCTACCTGGCCGGCAGCGGCTGGAAGGACTACCAGGCCACCGGCAAGGTCTGCGGCGTGCAGCTCGCCCCCGGCCTGCGCAACGCCGAGAAGCTGCCCGAGCCCATCTTCACCCCCGCCGCCAAGGCCGACGTGGGCGAGCACGACGAGAACATCTCGTTCGACGAAGTCGAGCGCCGCATCGGCCCCGAGTTGGCCGCGCAGATTCGCGACGTCAGCATCCGCCTGTACAAGGAAGCCTCCGACTTTGCCGCCACGCGCGGCATCATCATCGCCGACACCAAGTTCGAGTTCGGCCTGGACGAGAACGGCACGCTCACGCTGATGGACGAAGCGCTGACCGCCGATTCGTCGCGCTTCTGGCCGGCCGATTCGTACCAGGTGGGCACCAACCCGCCGTCGTTCGACAAGCAGTTCGTGCGCGACTGGCTGGAGGCTGTGCGCATCGACGGCCAGCCGTGGCCGAAGACCGCGCCGGCGCCGCAGCTGCCCGCCGACATCATCGAGAAGACCGCGGACAAGTACCGCGAAGCGCTGACCCGCCTGACCGGCGAGACGCTGCGCTGA
- the purE gene encoding 5-(carboxyamino)imidazole ribonucleotide mutase, producing the protein MTAPQSAPLVGVVMGSSSDWDVMQHAVVLLKEFDIPFEAQVVSAHRMPDDMFRYAEAARGRGLRAIIAGAGGAAHLPGMIAAKTIVPVFGVPVPSKYLRGEDSLLSIVQMPKGIPVATFAIGEAGAANAALSAIAMLATTDDALSAKLEAFRARQTEVARGMTLPVHSA; encoded by the coding sequence ATGACCGCACCGCAATCCGCACCGCTCGTCGGCGTCGTCATGGGTTCCAGCTCCGACTGGGACGTCATGCAGCACGCCGTGGTCCTGCTCAAGGAATTCGACATTCCGTTCGAAGCGCAGGTGGTCTCGGCGCACCGCATGCCGGACGACATGTTCCGCTACGCCGAGGCCGCACGCGGCCGGGGCCTGCGCGCCATCATCGCCGGTGCCGGCGGCGCGGCGCACCTGCCGGGCATGATTGCCGCCAAGACCATCGTGCCGGTGTTCGGCGTGCCGGTGCCGTCCAAGTACCTGCGCGGCGAAGACTCGCTGCTGTCCATCGTGCAGATGCCCAAGGGCATTCCGGTGGCGACCTTTGCCATCGGCGAGGCGGGCGCGGCCAACGCGGCGCTGTCGGCCATCGCCATGCTGGCGACCACCGACGACGCGCTGTCGGCCAAGCTCGAAGCCTTCCGCGCCCGGCAGACCGAAGTGGCGCGCGGCATGACGCTGCCCGTGCACAGTGCTTAA